A part of Chitinimonas koreensis genomic DNA contains:
- a CDS encoding ATP-binding protein, with the protein MSAPNPGRRQADPDLTYAFGDFMLQSRERQICNGGRTVHLGSRTFDLLVALVERGNRLVTTTVLLEQVWPGLVVGENNVQAHICILRKLLGSAAIETVPGHGYRFVLPVTVRPDAAIDAPGGPAAPGRCFPLLGREDDIAQVRQRVSKHRLVTVTGAGGIGKTRLAQAVAQAVATDFAAGVDWVDLSTLTDPEQLPCRTAAALGIRWTGRHAPESELLRALKDQARLIVLDGAEHLQQHTAALVGLLGAANPRLHFLVTSQARLQRVDEQVFRLAPLPVPGPYVTSDEAMEHGVVALFVSRIRALGCPFTLHAGNLAAVLEICRRLDGLPLALELAAARVPALGLAGLARRLDERFQLLTDGNRGAPPRQQTLTAALAWSYGLLDADAQRIFLRLGSWPGAFGLDDAIALLCDDALDECRLIDILAELVERALIVLDEDDPPSYRLLESPRLFAQRELGRHGEAVAPRSADPYAAAGMPPDAAPFLHVRPALPRPPCRPQPRQGGEQK; encoded by the coding sequence ATGAGCGCGCCGAATCCCGGCCGACGGCAGGCCGATCCGGATCTCACCTATGCTTTCGGCGATTTCATGCTGCAGTCCAGGGAGCGCCAGATATGCAATGGGGGCCGTACGGTCCATCTCGGCTCACGCACCTTCGACCTGCTGGTAGCCCTGGTCGAGCGCGGCAATCGCCTGGTCACCACCACGGTCCTGCTCGAGCAGGTCTGGCCGGGCTTGGTGGTGGGCGAAAACAATGTCCAGGCTCATATCTGCATCCTGCGCAAGCTGCTCGGCTCCGCCGCCATCGAGACCGTGCCCGGCCATGGCTATCGCTTCGTCCTGCCCGTCACTGTCCGGCCGGATGCCGCGATCGATGCACCCGGCGGTCCGGCCGCGCCGGGCCGGTGCTTCCCGCTGCTGGGCCGGGAAGACGATATCGCCCAAGTCCGGCAACGGGTGTCGAAGCATCGGCTGGTCACCGTGACCGGTGCCGGCGGCATCGGCAAGACCCGGTTGGCGCAGGCGGTGGCGCAGGCCGTTGCGACCGATTTCGCCGCGGGCGTGGACTGGGTCGACCTGTCGACGCTGACCGACCCCGAGCAGCTTCCCTGCCGGACGGCGGCGGCGCTCGGCATCCGGTGGACCGGCCGGCACGCGCCCGAAAGCGAGCTGCTGCGGGCATTGAAGGATCAAGCCCGGCTGATCGTGCTCGACGGCGCCGAACACCTGCAGCAGCACACGGCGGCGCTGGTCGGCCTGCTCGGCGCGGCGAATCCGCGGCTGCACTTCCTGGTCACCAGCCAGGCGCGGCTGCAACGGGTCGACGAGCAGGTCTTCCGGCTGGCACCGCTGCCGGTCCCCGGCCCGTACGTCACCTCGGACGAGGCGATGGAGCACGGCGTGGTCGCGCTGTTCGTCTCGCGCATCCGCGCACTCGGCTGCCCGTTCACGCTGCATGCGGGCAATCTCGCCGCCGTGCTGGAAATCTGCCGCCGTCTCGACGGCCTGCCGCTGGCACTCGAGCTCGCCGCGGCGCGCGTGCCGGCGCTCGGCCTGGCCGGGCTGGCCCGCCGCCTGGACGAGCGCTTCCAGCTGCTCACCGACGGCAACCGTGGCGCTCCGCCGCGCCAGCAGACGCTGACCGCCGCCCTGGCGTGGAGCTATGGCCTGCTCGATGCCGATGCCCAGCGCATCTTCCTGCGCCTGGGCAGCTGGCCCGGCGCCTTCGGGCTCGACGACGCGATCGCGCTGCTCTGCGACGACGCACTCGACGAATGCCGCTTGATCGACATCCTGGCCGAGCTGGTCGAACGCGCGCTGATCGTCCTCGATGAAGACGATCCGCCCAGCTACAGGCTGCTCGAATCGCCGCGGCTGTTCGCGCAACGCGAGCTCGGGCGCCATGGCGAAGCGGTAGCGCCGCGCTCGGCCGACCCGTATGCGGCGGCCGGCATGCCACCGGATGCAGCGCCGTTTCTCCACGTCCGCCCGGCATTGCCCAGACCGCCATGCCGGCCGCAGCCGCGGCAAGGTGGCGAGCAAAAATAG
- a CDS encoding nucleoid-associated protein gives MTPFQHTIADLVVHKLIKDQHGPAAIELHAGPMPLTPSAQRLVDQLCQHYAERLGKGYGRFEDDEDNFPMARFVRQHVIEQRIDFATLAQLMMQHLQVRAEQEQLASGGYVLIARVHNGASDCLLVALVTETVGSAITAGLEIVDQPHLDLASLRVAGRIDLTAWQRGAERYISFLKGRADVAQYFKLFLGCNDVVIALKETQKLVQGLGRFAEAQKLEPEARDQLMERAHGYLDALGGEGEPLSLDAAAEQLWPDAPERLRGAFGDEALELAGGFVPDRRAIKPLVRFKASAPKWKVEFDRSSLRSGAVIYDKHSDTLVLYDVPEHLKRALLEE, from the coding sequence ATGACCCCGTTCCAGCACACCATCGCCGATCTCGTCGTCCACAAGCTGATCAAGGACCAGCACGGTCCGGCCGCCATCGAGCTGCATGCCGGCCCGATGCCGCTGACGCCGTCGGCGCAGCGCCTGGTCGACCAGCTCTGCCAGCACTATGCCGAGCGGCTGGGCAAGGGCTACGGCCGTTTCGAGGATGACGAGGACAACTTCCCGATGGCGCGCTTCGTGCGCCAGCACGTGATCGAGCAGCGCATCGATTTCGCCACGCTGGCGCAGCTGATGATGCAGCACCTGCAGGTGCGCGCCGAGCAGGAGCAGCTCGCCAGCGGCGGCTACGTGCTGATCGCGCGGGTGCACAACGGCGCCAGCGATTGCCTCCTGGTGGCGCTGGTCACCGAGACGGTCGGCAGCGCGATCACCGCCGGGCTGGAGATCGTCGACCAGCCGCACCTCGACCTCGCCAGCCTGCGGGTGGCCGGCCGCATCGACCTGACCGCCTGGCAGCGCGGCGCCGAACGCTACATCAGCTTCCTCAAGGGCCGCGCCGACGTGGCGCAGTACTTCAAGCTCTTCCTCGGCTGCAACGACGTGGTGATCGCGCTGAAGGAGACCCAGAAGCTGGTGCAGGGCCTGGGCCGGTTCGCCGAGGCGCAGAAGCTCGAGCCGGAAGCGCGCGACCAGTTGATGGAACGTGCGCACGGCTATCTCGACGCGCTCGGCGGCGAGGGCGAGCCGCTGAGCCTCGACGCCGCGGCGGAGCAGCTCTGGCCCGATGCGCCGGAACGGCTGCGCGGCGCCTTCGGCGACGAAGCGCTGGAGCTGGCCGGCGGCTTCGTGCCCGACCGCCGCGCGATCAAGCCGCTGGTGCGCTTCAAGGCCAGCGCGCCGAAGTGGAAGGTCGAGTTCGACCGCAGCAGCCTGCGCTCGGGCGCGGTGATCTACGACAAGCATTCGGACACGCTAGTGCTGTACGACGTGCCCGAGCACCTCAAGCGCGCGCTGCTCGAAGAGTAG
- a CDS encoding outer membrane beta-barrel protein, with protein MRRADWIALPHCGLAAALLGAAPAWAAPPADAGSPLQLSAGVRAVHDDNLTRTPEAQSDRYLQSSALLGYAPRFSGQQLKLAAQLSHYDYDRRSDLDGSAYDLSAGWSGRLGERFGGELGRRQRRDRVDLSDAPAKDWLRQRNDRAGLRYGIDGAFSAGLAAERVAQRHSLAERQPLDYDDRSAKADLRYRSGRGSAAKVTLAQGRRDYRIGPARSGPGTPGPAPLDYDYRELGAEVDWQAGARTRLEAGLTRFRREDAAGTDDGTDANASAHWAPTAKLAFDLGYALTHPASRNDFSDPAEETVLTAAASWQWRAKVALRASVHANHRDYREQPAGTRADRLLGGKLGMLYQPLRTVEVDAEIGHERRDSNFDLYDYEGEIVSLGLRYRY; from the coding sequence ATGCGTCGTGCCGACTGGATTGCCTTGCCCCACTGCGGCCTTGCCGCCGCCCTGCTCGGCGCCGCGCCGGCCTGGGCCGCGCCGCCGGCCGACGCCGGCTCGCCGCTGCAGCTGTCGGCCGGCGTGCGCGCAGTGCACGACGACAACCTGACCCGCACGCCCGAAGCCCAATCGGACCGCTACCTCCAGTCCAGCGCCCTGCTCGGCTACGCGCCGCGCTTCAGCGGCCAGCAGCTGAAGCTGGCGGCACAGCTGAGCCACTACGACTACGATCGCCGCAGCGACCTGGACGGCAGCGCCTACGACCTGTCGGCCGGCTGGAGCGGCCGGCTCGGCGAACGCTTCGGCGGCGAACTCGGCCGGCGCCAGCGGCGCGACCGCGTCGACCTGTCGGACGCGCCGGCCAAGGACTGGCTGCGCCAGCGCAACGATCGCGCCGGCCTGCGCTACGGCATCGACGGCGCCTTCAGCGCGGGCCTGGCCGCCGAGCGCGTCGCGCAACGCCACAGCCTGGCCGAACGGCAGCCGCTCGACTACGACGACCGTTCGGCCAAGGCCGACCTGCGCTACCGTTCGGGCCGCGGTTCGGCGGCCAAGGTCACGCTCGCCCAGGGCCGGCGCGATTACCGGATCGGCCCGGCCAGGAGCGGCCCCGGCACGCCGGGACCCGCCCCGCTCGATTACGACTATCGCGAACTCGGCGCCGAAGTCGACTGGCAGGCCGGCGCACGCACCCGCCTCGAAGCCGGGCTGACCCGTTTCCGCCGCGAAGACGCGGCCGGGACCGACGACGGCACCGACGCCAATGCCTCGGCGCACTGGGCGCCGACGGCAAAGCTCGCCTTCGACCTCGGCTACGCGCTGACCCATCCGGCCAGCCGCAACGACTTCAGCGACCCGGCCGAGGAAACCGTGCTGACGGCGGCCGCCAGCTGGCAGTGGCGCGCCAAGGTCGCGCTGCGCGCCAGCGTGCACGCCAACCACCGCGATTACCGCGAACAACCGGCGGGTACCCGGGCGGATCGCCTGCTCGGCGGCAAGCTGGGCATGCTCTACCAGCCGCTGCGGACGGTCGAGGTCGACGCCGAGATCGGGCACGAGCGGCGCGATTCGAACTTCGATCTCTACGATTACGAAGGCGAGATCGTCAGCCTCGGCCTGCGCTACCGCTACTGA
- a CDS encoding DUF4197 domain-containing protein has translation MFKALLAGLAALSLSTAAHAIDLADLSNKDAGAGLKEALSRAASAAVGQLGRTDGYLGDERVKIPLPGNLQKAERLLRNFGMGDRADELVTAMNRSAERAVQEARPILADAVRKMSWQDAKGILAGGETAATEYFQRTTRDSIAARFLPIVQSATAKVKLAETYNRYAGQAAQFGLIKAGDANLDQYVTQKALDGLYLMIADQERAIRQDPIGQGSKLLQKVLSAR, from the coding sequence ATGTTCAAGGCATTGCTGGCCGGCCTGGCCGCCCTTTCGCTCTCCACCGCCGCCCACGCGATCGACCTCGCCGACCTCAGCAACAAGGACGCCGGCGCCGGCCTCAAGGAAGCGCTGAGCCGCGCCGCCTCGGCCGCGGTCGGCCAGCTCGGCCGCACCGATGGCTACCTCGGCGACGAACGGGTCAAGATCCCGCTGCCCGGTAATCTGCAGAAGGCCGAGAGGCTGCTGCGCAACTTCGGCATGGGCGACCGCGCCGACGAGCTGGTGACCGCGATGAACCGCTCGGCCGAGCGCGCGGTGCAGGAGGCGCGGCCGATCCTGGCCGACGCGGTGCGCAAGATGAGCTGGCAGGACGCCAAGGGCATCCTGGCCGGCGGTGAGACGGCCGCCACCGAGTATTTCCAGCGCACCACGCGCGACAGCATCGCCGCCAGGTTCCTGCCGATCGTGCAGAGCGCGACCGCCAAGGTGAAGCTGGCCGAGACCTACAACCGCTACGCCGGCCAGGCCGCCCAGTTCGGCCTGATCAAGGCCGGCGACGCCAACCTCGACCAGTACGTCACCCAGAAGGCGCTCGACGGCCTCTACCTGATGATCGCCGACCAGGAACGCGCGATCCGCCAGGATCCGATCGGCCAGGGCAGCAAATTGCTGCAGAAGGTGCTCAGCGCCCGCTGA
- a CDS encoding helix-turn-helix transcriptional regulator — protein MTRPTTRVLALLELLQNHGLMSGPELARRLEVDPRTLRRYMVALEELGIPITAERGRDGGYRLMQGFKLPPMMFTDDEALALALGLLAARGLGLADAAPATESARAKLERVMPERLRRQVRALDATVTLEQSNAQPPGDNVALAVLSQAAQAQQRVRLHYRAASAAETAREVDPYALAHRDGRWYLVGHCHLRGGLRSFRLDRIGAVQPLPASFLRPTGFDALGHLADSIATLPRAHATRVRLHTDLAGARRAVFSSLGVLEAVDGGVLLHSQTDDLGWMALQLAALPFGFEIEAPAELGEALAAHARGLLAGPAAMGRPAVKGEMVVKGET, from the coding sequence ATGACCCGACCCACCACCCGCGTGCTCGCGCTGCTCGAGCTGCTGCAGAACCACGGCCTGATGAGCGGCCCGGAATTGGCGCGCCGGCTCGAGGTCGATCCGCGCACGCTGCGGCGCTACATGGTCGCGCTGGAGGAGCTCGGCATCCCGATCACCGCCGAGCGCGGCCGCGACGGCGGCTACCGGCTGATGCAAGGCTTCAAGCTGCCGCCGATGATGTTCACCGACGACGAGGCGCTGGCCCTGGCGCTGGGCCTGCTGGCCGCGCGCGGACTGGGCCTGGCCGACGCCGCGCCGGCGACCGAGAGCGCCCGCGCCAAGCTCGAGCGGGTGATGCCGGAGCGGCTGCGCCGCCAGGTGCGCGCGCTCGATGCCACGGTGACGCTCGAGCAATCGAACGCCCAGCCGCCCGGCGACAACGTCGCGCTGGCGGTATTGAGCCAGGCGGCGCAGGCGCAGCAACGCGTGCGGCTGCATTACCGCGCGGCCAGCGCCGCCGAGACCGCGCGCGAGGTCGACCCTTACGCGCTAGCCCATCGCGACGGCCGCTGGTATCTGGTCGGCCACTGCCATCTGCGCGGCGGCCTGCGCTCGTTCCGGCTCGACCGGATCGGCGCGGTGCAGCCGCTGCCGGCCAGCTTCCTGCGCCCGACCGGCTTCGACGCGCTCGGCCACCTGGCCGATTCGATCGCCACGCTGCCGCGTGCGCATGCGACGCGGGTACGGCTGCACACCGATCTGGCCGGCGCGCGTCGCGCGGTGTTTTCCTCGCTCGGGGTGCTCGAGGCGGTCGACGGCGGCGTGCTGCTGCACAGCCAGACCGACGACCTGGGCTGGATGGCGCTCCAATTGGCCGCGCTGCCGTTCGGTTTCGAGATCGAGGCGCCGGCCGAGCTGGGCGAGGCGCTGGCGGCGCATGCAAGGGGATTGCTGGCCGGGCCGGCGGCGATGGGTAGACCGGCTGTGAAAGGTGAAATGGTCGTGAAAGGTGAAACGTGA
- a CDS encoding LysE family translocator, protein MSEAANLWLYFVVVFGVIVLPGMDMAFVMGSALVGGRRAGFAAVAGIVAGGVCHMLMTAAGIGALLQWLPAAFNLMLLIGAGYMIWIGWALMHSGMVLAPEITGGGRTMVESFRRAVLTSLLNPKAYVFMLAIFPQFVRPGQALWSQAGVLGLITAATQVSVYGGLALLAARARGWLAAKPEANRRLAQGVGLLLMTAAALTAWDGWRRV, encoded by the coding sequence ATGAGTGAGGCGGCCAATCTGTGGCTGTATTTCGTGGTGGTGTTCGGCGTGATCGTGCTGCCGGGCATGGACATGGCGTTCGTGATGGGCAGCGCGCTGGTCGGCGGCCGCCGTGCCGGCTTCGCCGCGGTGGCCGGCATCGTCGCCGGCGGCGTCTGCCACATGCTGATGACGGCAGCCGGCATCGGCGCACTGCTGCAATGGCTGCCGGCGGCCTTCAACCTGATGCTGCTGATCGGCGCCGGCTACATGATCTGGATCGGCTGGGCGCTGATGCACAGCGGCATGGTGCTCGCGCCGGAGATCACCGGCGGCGGCCGCACCATGGTCGAGAGTTTCCGCCGCGCGGTGCTGACCAGCCTGCTCAATCCCAAGGCCTACGTCTTCATGCTGGCGATCTTTCCGCAGTTCGTGCGGCCCGGCCAGGCGCTGTGGAGCCAGGCCGGCGTGCTCGGGCTGATCACCGCGGCCACCCAGGTCTCGGTCTACGGCGGCCTGGCGCTCCTGGCGGCGCGGGCGCGCGGCTGGCTGGCGGCCAAGCCGGAAGCCAACCGCCGGCTGGCGCAGGGGGTCGGTCTGTTGCTGATGACGGCGGCGGCGCTGACCGCCTGGGACGGCTGGCGGCGGGTCTGA